One genomic segment of Syngnathus typhle isolate RoL2023-S1 ecotype Sweden linkage group LG8, RoL_Styp_1.0, whole genome shotgun sequence includes these proteins:
- the LOC133158493 gene encoding Kv channel-interacting protein 2-like isoform X3 — MKNKNRESLTDSRDLDGSYDPLTGNPSNSQSKKSIKQRFLKLLPCCTPSPAPSISQNSVEDDFELSTVCHRPESMDKLQEQTKFTKKELQVLYRGFKNECPSGVVNEDNFKNIYSQFFPQGDSSTYAHFLFEAFDSDKNGSVSFEDFVFGLSIILRGTINDRLNWAFNLYDLNKDGCITKDEMLDIMTSIYDMMGKYTYPTMQDDAPREHVENFFQKMDRNKDGVVTIEEFIESCKKDENIMQSMQLFDNVI, encoded by the exons GCAATCCTTCCAAcagccaaagcaaaaaaagcaTAAAGCAGCGATTCCTCAAGCTGCTGCCGTGCTGCACGCCCTCGCCCGCCCCCTCAATCAGTCAAA ACAGCGTAGAAGATGACTTTGAGCTCTCCACCGTGTGCCACCGGCCAGAAAGCATGGATAAGCTGCAGGAGCAAACCAAGTTCACCAAGAAGGAGCTGCAGGTTCTTTACAGAGGCTTCAAAAAT GAATGTCCGAGTGGTGTGGTGAATGAGGACAACTTTAAGAACATCTACTCACAGTTCTTTCCCCAGGGAG ATTCAAGTACGTATGCGCATTTCCTGTTTGAAGCCTTTGACAGTGACAAGAACGGTTCAGTTAGCTTtgag GACTTTGTATTTGGTCTGTCTATCATCTTGAGAGGGACCATTAACGACCGCTTAAACTGGGCCTTTAACCTCTATGACCTAAACAAGGATGGCTGCATCACCAAAGAT GAGATGCTGGACATCATGACATCCATCTACGACATGATGGGGAAGTACACGTATCCCACTATGCAGGATGATGCCCCCAGAGAGCATGTAGAGAACTTTTTCCAG AAAATGGATCGAAATAAAGATGGAGTGGTTACAATAGAGGAATTCATTGAGTCGTGTAAAAAG GATGAGAACATCATGCAGTCCATGCAGCTGTTTGACAATGTCATCTAA
- the LOC133158493 gene encoding Kv channel-interacting protein 2-like isoform X2, translating to MSQCRKRCKRQLTKVARYLYRFLMGTLTQDSVEDDFELSTVCHRPESMDKLQEQTKFTKKELQVLYRGFKNECPSGVVNEDNFKNIYSQFFPQGDSSTYAHFLFEAFDSDKNGSVSFEDFVFGLSIILRGTINDRLNWAFNLYDLNKDGCITKDEMLDIMTSIYDMMGKYTYPTMQDDAPREHVENFFQKMDRNKDGVVTIEEFIESCKKDENIMQSMQLFDNVI from the exons ATGAGCCAGTGCAGGAAACGCTGCAAAAGGCAGCTGACCAAGGTGGCTCGATACCTCTACCGCTTCCTCATGGGAACGCTCACCCAAG ACAGCGTAGAAGATGACTTTGAGCTCTCCACCGTGTGCCACCGGCCAGAAAGCATGGATAAGCTGCAGGAGCAAACCAAGTTCACCAAGAAGGAGCTGCAGGTTCTTTACAGAGGCTTCAAAAAT GAATGTCCGAGTGGTGTGGTGAATGAGGACAACTTTAAGAACATCTACTCACAGTTCTTTCCCCAGGGAG ATTCAAGTACGTATGCGCATTTCCTGTTTGAAGCCTTTGACAGTGACAAGAACGGTTCAGTTAGCTTtgag GACTTTGTATTTGGTCTGTCTATCATCTTGAGAGGGACCATTAACGACCGCTTAAACTGGGCCTTTAACCTCTATGACCTAAACAAGGATGGCTGCATCACCAAAGAT GAGATGCTGGACATCATGACATCCATCTACGACATGATGGGGAAGTACACGTATCCCACTATGCAGGATGATGCCCCCAGAGAGCATGTAGAGAACTTTTTCCAG AAAATGGATCGAAATAAAGATGGAGTGGTTACAATAGAGGAATTCATTGAGTCGTGTAAAAAG GATGAGAACATCATGCAGTCCATGCAGCTGTTTGACAATGTCATCTAA
- the LOC133158493 gene encoding Kv channel-interacting protein 2-like isoform X1 has translation MLTLDGLEVIAVLVVMGLFIKVLEQFGMFEPVGGEDSVEDDFELSTVCHRPESMDKLQEQTKFTKKELQVLYRGFKNECPSGVVNEDNFKNIYSQFFPQGDSSTYAHFLFEAFDSDKNGSVSFEDFVFGLSIILRGTINDRLNWAFNLYDLNKDGCITKDEMLDIMTSIYDMMGKYTYPTMQDDAPREHVENFFQKMDRNKDGVVTIEEFIESCKKDENIMQSMQLFDNVI, from the exons ATGTTGACTCTGGATGGCTTGGAAGTGATCGCTGTGTTGGTGGTCATGGGTCTCTTCATCAAAGTTCTGGAGCAGTTTGGGATGTTTGAGCCTGTCGGCGGGGAAG ACAGCGTAGAAGATGACTTTGAGCTCTCCACCGTGTGCCACCGGCCAGAAAGCATGGATAAGCTGCAGGAGCAAACCAAGTTCACCAAGAAGGAGCTGCAGGTTCTTTACAGAGGCTTCAAAAAT GAATGTCCGAGTGGTGTGGTGAATGAGGACAACTTTAAGAACATCTACTCACAGTTCTTTCCCCAGGGAG ATTCAAGTACGTATGCGCATTTCCTGTTTGAAGCCTTTGACAGTGACAAGAACGGTTCAGTTAGCTTtgag GACTTTGTATTTGGTCTGTCTATCATCTTGAGAGGGACCATTAACGACCGCTTAAACTGGGCCTTTAACCTCTATGACCTAAACAAGGATGGCTGCATCACCAAAGAT GAGATGCTGGACATCATGACATCCATCTACGACATGATGGGGAAGTACACGTATCCCACTATGCAGGATGATGCCCCCAGAGAGCATGTAGAGAACTTTTTCCAG AAAATGGATCGAAATAAAGATGGAGTGGTTACAATAGAGGAATTCATTGAGTCGTGTAAAAAG GATGAGAACATCATGCAGTCCATGCAGCTGTTTGACAATGTCATCTAA